In Nocardioides cavernae, a single genomic region encodes these proteins:
- a CDS encoding Na+/H+ antiporter subunit E, protein MSPVMRTRRDGSTRPARHRAVQPLAVAWLLLVWLALWGAVTPLLVVGGVLVAVLVCVTFPLPPIDLGSSVRPLPLLGVVARFHLDVVRASFEVAGVVLRRRPVRNAVVAVDLETKSDFMMTLVASMLSLIPGSVVVEARRSTHTLYLHVIDVPDAEAADDFRRTALDLEQRLLRALPPRPTDREDP, encoded by the coding sequence GTGAGCCCGGTCATGCGCACCCGCCGCGACGGGTCCACCCGTCCCGCGCGGCACCGCGCCGTCCAGCCGCTCGCGGTCGCCTGGCTGCTGCTCGTCTGGCTGGCCCTGTGGGGCGCCGTGACGCCGCTGCTCGTCGTCGGGGGCGTGCTCGTGGCGGTGCTGGTGTGCGTCACCTTCCCGTTGCCCCCCATCGACCTCGGCTCCTCGGTCCGGCCCCTCCCCCTGCTCGGCGTGGTCGCCCGCTTCCACCTCGACGTCGTGCGGGCGAGCTTCGAGGTGGCCGGCGTCGTCCTGCGGCGACGACCGGTGCGCAACGCCGTGGTCGCGGTCGACCTCGAGACCAAGTCCGACTTCATGATGACCCTCGTCGCGTCCATGCTGTCGCTCATCCCGGGGTCCGTGGTCGTGGAGGCCCGTCGGTCCACGCACACGCTCTACCTCCACGTCATCGACGTACCCGACGCGGAGGCCGCCGACGACTTCCGCCGCACCGCGCTGGACCTCGAGCAGCGCCTGCTGCGCGCCCTGCCGCCCCGACCCACCGACCGGGAGGACCCATGA
- a CDS encoding Na+/H+ antiporter subunit D, with translation MNSLVPLPVLLPILGAGASLALLHHPRIQRWLSLAVLGSVVVVAAVLLVQADRHGPQTVWIGAWPETLGIVLVADRLAALMLLVSAIVTLAVLAYSVGQGMTEDEEGAPISVYHPTFLVLVAGVANAFLAGDLFNLFVSFEMLLFASYVLLTLGGTAARVRAGTIYVLVNLLSSTLFLISLAVTYAATGTLTLAHLAERLAELPDHVSMMIQLLLLTTFAIKAAVFPLSLWLPDSYPTAPAPVTAVFAGLLTKVGVYAILRMQTLLFPDSPLTDLLLWAALLTMIIGILGAIAQSDIKRMLSFTLVSHIGYLILGIALDSRTGTAGTTFYVVHHITIQTALFLVLGLVERRAGSTALMRIGGLARIAPVLAVLFFVPAMNLAGIPPFSGFIGKVGLFQAAQLDGSPLAWTLVAAGAATSLLTLYAVAKTWAVAFWRTPREAHEALEAIGETAGGAATEPVPGHDTRAMHQHRGHVHTAAGTVSRRDIEEARRLGDDSEPDRDLFTLIEAGDDTRHSPLGMLLPAGGLVAASVLLSVIAGPLYALADRAAGDLHERTPYLSSVLTEEHP, from the coding sequence GTGAACTCCCTCGTCCCCCTCCCCGTCCTGCTTCCGATCCTCGGAGCGGGTGCCTCGCTCGCGCTGCTGCACCACCCGCGCATCCAGCGCTGGCTCAGCCTCGCCGTGCTCGGCTCCGTCGTCGTCGTGGCGGCCGTGCTCCTGGTGCAGGCGGACCGGCACGGCCCGCAGACCGTGTGGATCGGCGCGTGGCCCGAGACCCTCGGCATCGTCCTCGTCGCCGACCGGCTCGCCGCCCTGATGCTGCTGGTCAGCGCCATCGTGACCCTGGCGGTCCTCGCCTACTCCGTCGGGCAGGGCATGACGGAGGACGAGGAGGGTGCGCCGATCTCGGTCTACCACCCGACGTTCCTCGTGCTGGTGGCAGGCGTGGCCAACGCGTTCCTCGCCGGCGACCTGTTCAACCTGTTCGTCAGCTTCGAGATGCTGCTGTTCGCCAGCTACGTCCTGCTGACGCTCGGCGGCACGGCGGCCCGGGTCCGCGCCGGCACGATCTACGTGCTGGTCAACCTGCTCTCGTCGACGCTGTTCCTCATCAGCCTGGCGGTGACGTACGCGGCCACCGGCACGCTCACCCTCGCCCACCTCGCCGAGCGGCTCGCGGAGCTGCCCGACCACGTGTCGATGATGATCCAGCTGCTGCTGCTGACGACGTTCGCCATCAAGGCGGCCGTCTTCCCCCTGTCGCTGTGGCTGCCGGACAGCTACCCCACCGCGCCCGCGCCGGTCACGGCGGTGTTCGCCGGGCTGCTCACCAAGGTCGGCGTCTACGCGATCCTGCGCATGCAGACCCTGCTCTTCCCTGACAGCCCGCTCACCGACCTGCTCCTGTGGGCCGCGCTCCTGACCATGATCATCGGCATCCTCGGCGCGATCGCCCAGTCCGACATCAAGCGCATGCTGTCCTTCACTCTGGTCAGCCACATCGGCTACCTGATCCTCGGCATCGCGCTCGACAGCCGCACCGGCACGGCAGGCACGACGTTCTACGTCGTCCACCACATCACCATCCAGACGGCGCTCTTCCTCGTCCTCGGCCTCGTCGAGCGCCGGGCCGGCAGCACCGCGCTGATGCGCATCGGAGGGCTGGCGCGCATCGCGCCGGTGCTGGCCGTGCTCTTCTTCGTGCCGGCGATGAACCTCGCGGGCATCCCACCGTTCTCCGGCTTCATCGGCAAGGTCGGGCTGTTCCAGGCCGCGCAGCTCGACGGCAGCCCGCTCGCCTGGACGCTCGTGGCCGCCGGCGCAGCCACCAGCCTGCTGACGCTGTACGCCGTCGCGAAGACGTGGGCCGTGGCGTTCTGGCGCACCCCCCGCGAGGCCCACGAGGCGCTCGAGGCCATCGGCGAGACCGCCGGCGGGGCGGCGACCGAGCCGGTGCCCGGGCACGACACCCGCGCGATGCACCAGCACCGGGGCCACGTGCACACCGCCGCGGGCACCGTGTCGCGGCGTGACATCGAGGAGGCCCGCCGCCTCGGCGACGACAGCGAGCCCGACCGCGACCTGTTCACGCTGATCGAGGCGGGGGACGACACCCGCCACTCCCCCCTCGGCATGCTGCTGCCGGCAGGCGGTCTCGTCGCGGCCAGCGTGCTGCTGTCGGTGATCGCCGGGCCGCTCTACGCCCTGGCCGACCGGGCGGCGGGCGACCTGCACGAGCGCACCCCCTACCTCTCCTCCGTCCTCACCGAGGAGCACCCGTGA
- a CDS encoding Na(+)/H(+) antiporter subunit C, with protein sequence MTINLTLVLVAAALLGCGVYLVLERSLSRVLIGIVMIGNGVSLCFMVAGGPAGRAPIVSKGGDTTGLTDPLPQAMVLTAIVITLATTAFVLAMAYRSWQLNGHDDVQDDIEDDTIRRLALRDVTSEAYEATTSDYPGDDSSGDHGQGPDDDPLAADAEEMRST encoded by the coding sequence ATGACCATCAACCTGACCCTCGTCCTCGTCGCCGCCGCCCTCCTCGGCTGCGGTGTCTACCTGGTGCTCGAGCGCAGCCTCTCGCGCGTGCTGATCGGCATCGTCATGATCGGCAACGGTGTCAGCCTCTGCTTCATGGTCGCCGGCGGTCCCGCGGGACGCGCCCCGATCGTGTCGAAGGGCGGTGACACCACCGGCCTCACGGACCCGCTCCCCCAGGCGATGGTGCTCACCGCCATCGTCATCACACTCGCGACCACGGCGTTCGTGCTCGCCATGGCCTACCGCAGCTGGCAGCTCAACGGCCACGACGACGTGCAGGACGACATCGAGGACGACACCATCCGCAGGCTCGCACTGCGGGACGTGACGTCGGAGGCCTACGAGGCCACGACGTCCGACTACCCCGGCGACGACTCCAGCGGAGACCACGGCCAGGGCCCGGACGACGACCCGCTCGCCGCCGACGCCGAGGAGATGAGGTCGACGTGA
- the mnhG gene encoding monovalent cation/H(+) antiporter subunit G: MSWTQVADLAAAVCILLGAVLALIAAIGVVRLPDLLTRMHAATKPQVLGTVLVMTGVALRLRDPGVVGILALIVLLQMATSVVSSHMVGRASFRAGQVRHDLLVVDELSDRPSHEEPRGAP, from the coding sequence GTGAGCTGGACCCAGGTCGCCGACCTCGCCGCCGCCGTGTGCATCCTCCTCGGCGCGGTCCTCGCGCTCATCGCCGCCATCGGCGTCGTCCGCCTGCCCGACCTGCTCACCCGGATGCACGCGGCCACGAAGCCGCAGGTCCTCGGCACGGTGCTGGTGATGACCGGGGTCGCGCTGCGCCTGCGCGACCCGGGGGTGGTCGGCATCCTCGCCCTCATCGTGCTGCTGCAGATGGCCACGAGCGTGGTCTCCAGCCACATGGTCGGCCGGGCCTCGTTCCGTGCCGGCCAGGTGCGCCACGACCTCCTCGTGGTCGACGAGCTCAGCGACCGTCCGAGCCACGAGGAGCCACGCGGCGCCCCCTGA
- a CDS encoding monovalent cation/H+ antiporter complex subunit F — protein MTVVLVLGATLLAAAAVLLLVRLTIGPTILDRSVALDVLVAVTVCATGLYVAHSGVTYPLPMLVVLAGCGMVGAVSVARYASRSDDLEAGDRDDPGTGGKW, from the coding sequence ATGACAGTCGTGCTCGTCCTCGGAGCCACGCTGCTCGCCGCCGCCGCCGTGCTGCTGCTCGTGCGCCTCACCATCGGACCGACGATCCTCGACCGGAGCGTCGCGCTCGACGTGCTGGTCGCGGTCACGGTCTGCGCGACCGGCCTGTACGTCGCCCACTCGGGCGTGACGTACCCGCTCCCGATGCTCGTCGTGCTCGCCGGCTGCGGCATGGTGGGCGCGGTGAGCGTCGCCCGCTACGCCAGCCGCAGCGACGACCTCGAGGCCGGCGACCGCGACGACCCGGGCACTGGGGGCAAGTGGTGA